The Haloferax sp. Atlit-12N region AACGCCTCTCCACACACAAGCGACTTCTGTACGACATCATTCGCGAGGGTGGTGAGGTCACCTCGAAGCAACTGCACGCCGCGTACGAAAAGAGGATCAGCGAGCCGAAATCGAAGCCGACCCGACGCCGCTATCTCGGGGCGCTCGAACGCTACCGACTCGTCCAGAAACACGGAGCCACGCGCGGAACTCGGTACCGACTGGTCGAACCCTGACGCGGATTCGTTCATATCGCTAATCAGCAGACAGCGCGGTTATTCGTTCATTCGCTCATTTTGCGAACTCTTGAGCTACACCGCTTGTATCTCGTGAAAACACCCGAATAGGATGTGTGAAGCCGATTATTCGCTCACCTCCCTCCAAATCGTTTATACCACATCCTCATCGGCTCACGTATGTCAACGACGATTGGCAGTAGCCCGAACGGAACGAGTCGAGAACTACGGTTGCTGAGCGGGTTCGTGGTCCGCATCGAGATTACATCTGACGCAGACTACGCCGCGCGCCTCGATGTCCATCACGACGGCCGGCGATGGGTCTACGGAATCGATAGCAACGAGAAGGCGACGTTCATCGACGCGTTCGACACCGACGGTCGCGTCGACGATCCCGACGAGCCAGAGTGGATGCGCGAGGTCTTTCTGGAGTTGGAGGTCGACTGGGAATGACACTACGGTTCCGGCAGCTCGTCTTCGCCGACGTCGCCCGCGAGGAACTCTCTGCCGAGGTCAGTCAACTCATAGACACCTTCCTCGTTAGAAAACAGGCCAGCACGCTCCATCATCTTCATTCGAGCGTTGACGTAGTTCTGACCGTAGTCGATGTTGTATGCCACTACCTTTGCTGTCGCTCCAATATCATAGGATTCGTAGAACAACAAGATCTCGTAGTCAACTCCGTCTTTGAACCACGAGATACGCTCAACCATTTCCTTGAGACGCAAACTCATTACTATTCTAAAATAACAGCGTTGCGAAATAAGTTTTGTAGTCATGGCTACAATGAGAATGTAGCTATAGCTACAAAGTTTTATATTGGATGGCTATCATTGTCGGTAGTGACGACTCTCTCCGTGGCAGACATGTCGCGGAAAACGCCCGGGCTCCTGTTCCATCAGGACCCGAGCACGGGGCGTCAGCTACAATGACGACCAAATCAGCACTCTCGCGGGCACGGAATAAATCCCGCGACACGCCCGACGAAGCGTCAACTAACTGCCCCGCGTGCGGAACGCCCATCGAGGGCTTCGCCGCGAGGGGCCCCCTTAGCCGCACGGTCGAACCGTGCGGTTGCGTCCTACCGAACGTCCGCGCGACCGACATCGCGCAGGAGAACTAAGATCATGAGTTACGACTCCGACAACCTCGACCGCATCGTCAACGTCCTGCGAGACGAACTCGACGTTGGCGACTGGAGCGTCTACACCGCCCGTCGAATTTCGAACGCCACCGGCTGCACTTCGAACGAAGTCGGCTACTGGCTTTCGCGGATCAACGGGTCGCGCGACGACTACGAACCGCTCAGCATCGACGGGCTGGAAATTTCGAAGTGGAAAACCGGCGCATCGACGCCCGTCCGCTGGAAAGTCGAGCGCGTCCCGGATAGTACCGACGCGACGTCCGACTCCAAGATCATCGCCGACGGAGGCGTCCGCTGGCTCGATCTCTCGGAAGTCGAGCAGCAGATCGTGAAAGCGGTCATCGAGATCGAGAACGAAGTCGGAGACGATCCGTACGGCGTCGCGATAAAACACATTCTCGAAGAGCGCTACGGTCGCGAGATCAGCAACGCAACCGTCTACCCGAACCTCGACGACCTCGTCGAGATGGGCGTTATCGAGAAAGGCGAGATCGATCGCCGGACGAACGCGTATCACTCGACGCCCCTCGCACGCTCGATGGTCGCCGGCGAAGCCGAGCACATGGCCTCGCTGGCGGGGCTCGAACTCGCCGAAGCCGTCGCCGACGGTGGTGAGACCCAATGAGTTGCGGAATCTGTGGCTCGCCGTGTCAGGGGCGGCTCTGCAACGAGTGCGAGCTGATCCAACGCTTCGAGGACGAGCACGACTGGCTCGTCGAGGACCTCGAAGACGAACTCGATGATGAGGACGACGTCGACCGCGGCGACGGCGTCGCGACCGACGGCGGAAACGCTGAAGCCTCGCTCGGCGCGTTCGAGACCGTCGCCGAAGCGCTCGGCATCTCGCTGGACACGCTTTACCGGCGGCTCGCGCACGAGACGCCGTCGAACCCGCGCGAGTGGGAACCGCCACTCCCCGAAGCCCAAGAGCACGCCGGTGCCGAGGAGATGCACGTCAACCTCAACATCGAGCCGACCACCGCGCAAGGAGGAGTGAGTGCAGAACTTTCCGACCGAGTCAACCAGCTCTACGTCGAGGCGACGACTGAGAACGTCATCTTCGAGGTCGCCGAAGAGTTCCAGAGCGTTTCGTTCTCGACGACGTTCACGCCCGACCAAGCCAAAGCGATCGGCTGCGCGCTGATCGCGGGCTCGAAACGAGCCGCTGACGCGAACTCCGGCGTCATCGTCCGGAAGTACAACCTCGCGGGCATCGACCGTGGCGAGGGTATCGAGACTGACGGGAGTGGGGATGAGAACCCACTCGACGATCTCCTCGTCGA contains the following coding sequences:
- a CDS encoding MarR family transcriptional regulator, with the protein product MSLRLKEMVERISWFKDGVDYEILLFYESYDIGATAKVVAYNIDYGQNYVNARMKMMERAGLFSNEEGVYELTDLGREFLAGDVGEDELPEP
- a CDS encoding helix-turn-helix transcriptional regulator, giving the protein MSYDSDNLDRIVNVLRDELDVGDWSVYTARRISNATGCTSNEVGYWLSRINGSRDDYEPLSIDGLEISKWKTGASTPVRWKVERVPDSTDATSDSKIIADGGVRWLDLSEVEQQIVKAVIEIENEVGDDPYGVAIKHILEERYGREISNATVYPNLDDLVEMGVIEKGEIDRRTNAYHSTPLARSMVAGEAEHMASLAGLELAEAVADGGETQ